A stretch of DNA from Candidatus Deferrimicrobium sp.:
TCGATCACCCGGAACCCCATCAGTTCGAAAAACGGCTCGTGCTCCCCCATCGCGCGACGCGCCAGCAGCTCGAACGAGGCGTCCGCGCCCTCGAACTGGAACCCCTTGTGCTCGAGCTCCTTGATCTCGTCGAGGATCTTTTCGGTGTTGGGGTCGTTCGCCTTGAACCGGAGCCCCGTTTCCTGGATCTTCGAGAGGATGTTGCTGCGCCCGGAAAGGTCGGAGATCAGGACCCGCCGGTGGTTTCCCACCGTCTCGGGCTCGACGTGCTCGTACGTCTTCGTGTGCCGGCGGATGGCGGAGACGTGCATTCCCCCCTTGTGCGCGAACGCCGCGTTCCCGACGTACGGCGCGTGAAGCCATTGCCCGACGTTGGCCACCTCGGCCACGTAGCGCGACAGGTCGGTCAGCTTCCGCAGCCGCCCCTTCGGAAGGACCTCCCGCCCCATCTTGAGCTCCAGCGCGGGGAGGATGGAGCACAGGTTCGCGTTCCCGCACCGTTCCCCGTACCCGTTGATCGTCCCCTGAACCTGGGTTGCTCCGCTCTCTACGGCCGCCAGGGTGTTGGCCACCGCCATCTCCCCGTCGTTGTGCGTGTGGATCCCGATCGCCGTGGAGGTCGCTTTGCGCACCTCCTTCACGATCCGTGAGATGTCGGACGGAAGCGATCCGCCGTTCGTGTCGCACAGGACCAGGACGTCAGCACCCGCGTCGACCGCGGCCGCCAGCACCTTCATCGCGTATTTCGGGTTGAGCCGGTACCCGTCGAAGAAATGCTCCGCGTCGAAGAAGACCTTGTCGGCGTTCTTCTTCAGGTACGCCACCGTGTCCTTGACGGCGTACAGGTTCTCCTCGAGGGTGGTGCGCAGCGCCTCGATGACGTGGAAGTCCCACGACTTCCCCACCACCGTGATGACCGGCGTCCCCGCGGCGACGAGCGCCTTCATGTTGGCGTCCTCGTCGACCTTCTTCCCTACCCTGCGGGTCATCCCGAAGGCGCACACGACCGAGTTCTTCCACCGCATCTTGCGCGCCCGCTCGAAGAACTCCTTGTCCTTCGGGTTGCTGCCGGGATAGCCGCCCTCGATATAATGGATGCCGAACTCGTCCAGCTTCTCGGCGATCGCGACCTTGTCGAGCACGGACAGGGAGATCTCCTCGGACTGGGTCCCGTCCCGCAGTGTCGTGTCGTACAGGTAAACGGTCTTCATTCGGTGTCCCGCCCTTCCGATCTCGTCTTCCCCGTTCGATGCCCCGCCGTCAGGCGGGGTTCCCCAGTCCGAACGCCCCGTGGAGCACGCGGACGGCCAGCTCGGTGTACTTCTCCTCGATGAGGACGGAGACCTTGATCTCCGAGGTGGAGATCCCGAGGATGTTGATCCCCTCCGCCGCCAGCGTCTCGAACAGCTTCAGGGCCACGCCCGAATGGGATCGCATCGCCATGCCGACGACGGAGACCTTGGCGATCTTGTCGTCCCCCACGATCCGCTCGGCCCCCACGTCCTTCGCCGCCTTTTCCGTGATCTGCATCGCCTTCTTGAAGTCGGTACGCCCGATCGTGAACGTCAGATCCGTGAATCCCGTGACCGAGACGTTCTGTACGATGACGTCGACCACGATGTTCGCCTCCGACAACGGCTTGAAGATCTTCGCCGCGATCCCCGGGCGGTCGGGGACCTTGACCACCGTGATCTTCGCCTCGCTCTTGCTGTACGCCACGCCGGACACCACCGCCGTTTCCATGATCTCCTCCTCCGTCGTCACGATCGTTCCCTGGTTATCGTTGAACGAGGAGCGGACGTGGATCCGCACCCCGTACTTCATCCCGAACTCCACCGAACGGATCTGCAGCACCTTGGCGCCCAGGGAGGCGAGCTCGAGCATCTCCTCGAAGGAGATCTTGTCGAGCTTGCGGGCGTCCGAGCAGATGTTCGGGTCGGTGGTGTAGACGCCGTCCACGTCCGTGTAGATCTCGCAGACGTCCGCCTTGAGCGCCGCCGCCACGGCCACGGCGCTGGTGTCGGAGCCGCCGCGCCCGAGCGTGGTGATCGACCCGCTGTCGTCGATCCCCTGGAAACCGGCCACGACGGCGACGTACCCTTCCTTCAAAGCCTGCGTGATCGTCTCCCCGCGGATCTGGCGGATGCGCGCCTTCACGTACGCGGCGTCCGTCAGCACGGGGATCTGGAAGCCGCAGAACGACTTCGCCTTGCACCCCATCTCGGTGAGGGCGATCGCCAGCAGCCCGATCGTCACCTGCTCGCCGGTAGCGGCGACGACGTCGAGTTCCCGCTCGTTGGGCATCTCCGAAATCTGGTGCGCCAGCCCGAGCAGCCGGTTCGTCTCGCCTGACATCGCGGAGACGACCACGACCACGTCGTTCCCCTTCTCCTTCGTCCGCGCCACCCTCTTCGCGACGTTCTTGATTTTCTCGACGGTGCCGACCGAGGTCCCGCCGTACTTCTGGACAATGAGTGCCATCGCTCGCGTCACCCCCCTGTCTGGAAACGTATGGACCGGGCCCGGAAGTCGTCAAACCTGGGGAGGTCCGGGGCCTCGACCGCGATCTCCCTGCGGTCGCCGCCCGAAATCGTGAATGTAACCCGTATGCAATCGATTGGCAACAGTTTCTCGATCTTTTCCGCCCACTCCACAAGGCTGATGCCGACGCCCGGCAGGAGCTCGCGCATCCCGATCTCGTCCGCCTCCCGCGCGCCCGAAAGGCGGTAGACGTCGATGTGCGTGAGCGGGACCGTCCCCGCGTGCTCCGTCACGATCGTGAAGGTCGGGCTCACGATCCGGTCGGGCGGGATCCCCAGCGCCTCGCCGACACCCTTGCAGAAGAGCGTCTTCCCGGCTCCCAGATCCCCCGTGAGCGCGACCACGTCGCCGGGACGAAGCGCCGCGCCCAACGCCCGCGCGATCGCAAGGGTATCCTCCGGCGAGTTGGAGCCCAGGTGCAGGATCACTCTTTCGGCGGGGGTTCGCCGAGGATCTGCTGCAGCGCTCCCCGGATGTTGCCGATCACGTCGGTCGCCGTCACCGGGGTCATCGGGTGGTCGCGCACCAGCAGGTCGGCCGACATGCCGTGGAGGTAGACGCCCGCGCAGGCGGCGTCGTTCGGCGACAGCCCTTGGGAGGCGAGCGCGGCGATCATCCCTGTCAAGGCGTCGCCCATTCCGCCCGAGGCCATGTACGGGTTCCCCGTCGTATTGATGAAGATGTCCCCCTTCGGCGTCGCCACCACGGTGCGCGCGCCCTTGAGGATCACCGTGACCCGCTCTTCTTCCGCAAGGTGGCGCGCCGAGTCGATCCGAGCCGCCTCGATCGATTCGATCGTCTCCTTCATCAGCCGCGCCATCTCCCCGGGGTGGGGAGTGAGAATGCACGGGGCCGTCGCCCCCTGCAGTATGTCCGCCTCTCCCGACAAGGCGTTCAGCGCGTCGGCGTCGAGCAGGAACGGCACCTTGATCCTTGAGATCAACTCTTTCACGAACGCGGGCATCGTCTCGGTCATCCCCAGCCCCGGTCCCACGACGATCACGTCGGCCTTCGATAGGACCTCCATCAGCGCTGGGATCATCCCCGGCGTGAAGTACCCCGTCCCCCCATCCGGGATCCCGTGGGTCATCACCTCCATCTGCTTCGCCTCGACGATAGGCCGCAACGACTCGGGCGTGACCACGGTGATGAGCCCCGCCCCCATGCGAAGCGCCGCCGATCCGGCAAGGCACGGCGCGCCCGTCATCCCGGGCGACCCGCCGACGATGTGGACCCTTCCCGCGTCCCCCTTGTGGAAATCGGGCGGGCGCACGGAAAGCATGCTTTTGACGACCTGCTCGTCGAGCGCCTCTGTCTTGATCTGCGCGTCGAACACCGCCCGCTGAGGGATCCCGACGTCGTAGATCTCCGTCTCCCCGCAATGGATCGAACCGGGGAGCAGGACGTGGCCAAGCTTCAGCAGCCCGAAGGTCCCGGTCGACTCCGCGCGGATCGCCTCCCCCATGATTCGGCCGGTCGT
This window harbors:
- the cimA gene encoding citramalate synthase; this translates as MKTVYLYDTTLRDGTQSEEISLSVLDKVAIAEKLDEFGIHYIEGGYPGSNPKDKEFFERARKMRWKNSVVCAFGMTRRVGKKVDEDANMKALVAAGTPVITVVGKSWDFHVIEALRTTLEENLYAVKDTVAYLKKNADKVFFDAEHFFDGYRLNPKYAMKVLAAAVDAGADVLVLCDTNGGSLPSDISRIVKEVRKATSTAIGIHTHNDGEMAVANTLAAVESGATQVQGTINGYGERCGNANLCSILPALELKMGREVLPKGRLRKLTDLSRYVAEVANVGQWLHAPYVGNAAFAHKGGMHVSAIRRHTKTYEHVEPETVGNHRRVLISDLSGRSNILSKIQETGLRFKANDPNTEKILDEIKELEHKGFQFEGADASFELLARRAMGEHEPFFELMGFRVIDEKRTEGEAPIAEATIRIAVDGKAEHTAALGNGPVNAMDNALRKALEKFYPEVAEVKLLDYKVRVIRQGGTGSSVRVLIKSGDRDEIWGTVGVSHNIIEASWQALVDSIRYKLWRTRRADSGEQEV
- the tsaE gene encoding tRNA (adenosine(37)-N6)-threonylcarbamoyltransferase complex ATPase subunit type 1 TsaE, with the protein product MILHLGSNSPEDTLAIARALGAALRPGDVVALTGDLGAGKTLFCKGVGEALGIPPDRIVSPTFTIVTEHAGTVPLTHIDVYRLSGAREADEIGMRELLPGVGISLVEWAEKIEKLLPIDCIRVTFTISGGDRREIAVEAPDLPRFDDFRARSIRFQTGG
- a CDS encoding aspartate kinase; this translates as MALIVQKYGGTSVGTVEKIKNVAKRVARTKEKGNDVVVVVSAMSGETNRLLGLAHQISEMPNERELDVVAATGEQVTIGLLAIALTEMGCKAKSFCGFQIPVLTDAAYVKARIRQIRGETITQALKEGYVAVVAGFQGIDDSGSITTLGRGGSDTSAVAVAAALKADVCEIYTDVDGVYTTDPNICSDARKLDKISFEEMLELASLGAKVLQIRSVEFGMKYGVRIHVRSSFNDNQGTIVTTEEEIMETAVVSGVAYSKSEAKITVVKVPDRPGIAAKIFKPLSEANIVVDVIVQNVSVTGFTDLTFTIGRTDFKKAMQITEKAAKDVGAERIVGDDKIAKVSVVGMAMRSHSGVALKLFETLAAEGINILGISTSEIKVSVLIEEKYTELAVRVLHGAFGLGNPA
- a CDS encoding NAD(P)H-hydrate dehydratase, whose amino-acid sequence is MKIVTSRQMAELDRVTIHTYGIPALVLMENAGRSCTEWILRILEEKVGGPQEASVAVVCGKGNNGGDGMVIARHLHNRGAYVEVFLLSEEDAMSADARTQYEILRRMDVEIRVIRDTEGVEDLRTYLEEVHLCVDAIFGTGLSSPLSGIVREVVEVINLSMAPVFAVDIPTGIDATTGRIMGEAIRAESTGTFGLLKLGHVLLPGSIHCGETEIYDVGIPQRAVFDAQIKTEALDEQVVKSMLSVRPPDFHKGDAGRVHIVGGSPGMTGAPCLAGSAALRMGAGLITVVTPESLRPIVEAKQMEVMTHGIPDGGTGYFTPGMIPALMEVLSKADVIVVGPGLGMTETMPAFVKELISRIKVPFLLDADALNALSGEADILQGATAPCILTPHPGEMARLMKETIESIEAARIDSARHLAEEERVTVILKGARTVVATPKGDIFINTTGNPYMASGGMGDALTGMIAALASQGLSPNDAACAGVYLHGMSADLLVRDHPMTPVTATDVIGNIRGALQQILGEPPPKE